TGGAGCCGATCGGGGGCGCGTGGATTCAGTTCAACATCCGTTACTACATGTTTGCCCTCGTATTCGTGGTGTTTGACGTCGAGACAGTGTTTCTCTACCCCTGGGCAGTGGCGTTCCACCAACTGGGGCTACTGGCCTTTGTTGAGGCGTTAATCTTTATCGCAATTCTCATCGTGGCGTTGGCGTATGCATGGCGAAAAGGAGCCCTGGAGTGGTCATGACTTCCAACATTGCAGCAGAGCAAACAGCTTACGAGCAGCAGCAGCGAGACAAGCTGCTCAATCCTGCCAGTCGGACTCAGGTGACGAAAGACCTCTCGGAAAACGTCATCTTGACGACGGTAGACGACCTTTATAACTGGGCGCGCCTCTCGAGCTTGTGGCCGATGCTTTACGGCACGGCGTGTTGCTTTATTGAGTTCGCCGCGCTGATCGGTTCGCGCTTTGACTTCGATCGCTTCGGTTTGGTCCCGCGATCGAGCCCCCGCCAGTCCGATTTGATCATTACGGCTGGCACGATCAATATGAAGATGGCACCGGCTTTGGTCCGACTCTATGAAGAGATGACCGAGCCGAAATACGTTATAGCCATGGGTGCCTGCACGATTACCGGCGGCATG
This genomic stretch from Rubidibacter lacunae KORDI 51-2 harbors:
- the ndhC gene encoding photosynthetic/respiratory NAD(P)H-quinone oxidoreductase subunit C — protein: MFVLGGYEYFLGFLILCSLIPALGLLASKLLRPRDGGPERRTSYESGMEPIGGAWIQFNIRYYMFALVFVVFDVETVFLYPWAVAFHQLGLLAFVEALIFIAILIVALAYAWRKGALEWS
- a CDS encoding NADH dehydrogenase subunit K, which produces MTSNIAAEQTAYEQQQRDKLLNPASRTQVTKDLSENVILTTVDDLYNWARLSSLWPMLYGTACCFIEFAALIGSRFDFDRFGLVPRSSPRQSDLIITAGTINMKMAPALVRLYEEMTEPKYVIAMGACTITGGMFSADSTTTVKGVDKLIPVDVYIPGCPPRPEAIVDAIVKLRKKVANESMQERVMLQQTHRYYSTTHKMKMVESIHDGVYLRAENRQAGARELAAGADMPLPQVLQQQQPLGETVDG